AGAGGACCTACTGCCCAACATAACAGTGATATGGACAggtgataaacaaacacaaagctgtATTCTGCAGGCACACAACAGGGACTTTAAGTagagttgtgttgtttggtTTTCTGATTTTTATGACCTAATTAGTTGACCTGTACTTCCATTGCCAATAACAGCACAAATCCACATACAACCTCCTCAGCCTAAAAAACAGCAGTAGAAAGACATGCGTCAAAATTTAGGCAGAATGACTAAATGCACATTTAGTGACCTAGCTTGCAAACTTTAAACTCCCTGGGCAATGTCTTCAGAGTGAATGGTAGATTTGGGATCTGCAAccgttttttaatttctttccaACTTTCTGATAAGGAAATTGAATTAGGAAATTACAGCCAGGCTGTggagatttgtgtgtttctcagaaCATTTCCCTTCTTCCTGCCAACAGGCAATAAGGTAATCTCTAGGAAACTGTCAGTAGACTGCCTGGCAGAGGTGGAGTCCGTCCTGCAGCGTCCCCCGCTCATCTGGGACAACCTGCATGCGAATGACTACGACTCCAGACGTCTCTTCCTGGGGCCTTTCAAGGGTCGAGAGACCGGGTTGAGGAGCCACCTTAGGGGCCTATTGCTGAACCCGAACTGCGAGTTTGAGGCCAACTACATTCCACTGCACACGCTGGGGAGCTGGTACAGAgctggggaagaggagaggaaaggtgaGGGGCGAAAAATGATACAGGAAATGTCTTGagttaatgaatgaatgaatgaatgaatgaattggTTCTGCCAGACAACAGCCATGTGCAGTTAGTCTCCTTGCTTCAGCAGACACGTCTAATAGGCCTGTGTTGCTTGGcaacaaacacaatttgatCCAGCATAAAATAACATTTGTCTTATATTACTAAATTGTATACTAAGAATGAATTGCTCCATCTGTTATCCTGGAGAATGACGCTTACTGTGCTTTCAGCTAGAGTTTcacagaaaatataaagaatattcCCCAAATACTGTAATGGTGGAGTTGTAATACCCTTGCATCACCTTAATTAGACCATTGGTTCATATTTATTGTACTTAATTTACACTGACAGTAAAAAAACAGCTAGCACAAGAAAGAGGGAACAAAGGAGATGGAAGGGAACTTGCAGGAGAGAAACCACTGTGGCGTGCAAAATGTTCTGAGTACTaagtggagggagagacagtgaTGGAGAGTAATTGCATTGTGTGATGAAGGAAGAAATgagatgaagaaggagaaacaaGGCACAGGCTTTAAGGGAAAAGAAACGAAGGGCAGCCCTGTGATGAGGATGGACATTTTTGAGGGAGGAATATAGGCTGCTGGTTGTATGTGACCTTATTACTGGTTGtagtattttatattattactattatagtTAGGATCCAAATTTGAGAAAAATAAgtaacaaaacaagacaaatgtcTAGTCAAGATCAGTAATGGTGTTTTTATCTTTAGTATTTAGACATCGACATGATGtgtatcttatttatttttttattttttagtttagACGATGTTTTAGACAATAAATCTGGGGGAAAAGTGTAATGTTAAACAACAATCCAGGGCACAGATGTAAAAAATGCTTCCACAGCTCAGCCTATCCAGTAGCTTTAACAGAccttcaaacacaaaataagttGTGTTCTGAGAAAGTGGTAAATCTTCTTTTGTGCTGTCTTGTGTATtgtgcactgtatgaatgtatgtaaTGTAGTATCCTCTAATATAATGACACCATGTTGTTCATACTCTAGATGAGGAGTGTGAGTACTGTCCTGATAGAGCTCTGTCTGCTGCATTACAAGATTGGATGGAGGAACTCAACCAGCCACTACAAGCAGGTAACAGAATATAActtagtgtctgtgtgtaactttcatgattttttattttgaccaCAGGGTTAAATTAATGCACactatgtttttttaaatcatgatagGTCGTCAGTGCTCACGAGCAGACCAGCGTTCCGCTACTCCGACGTCTCGCAGTAAAACTCCTGACAGATCTGAAGGCCCCTCTGGATTCAGAGGATCCCCTGCTGTGGCCAAACTCCCGGTCTTCCCCCTGAACTCCGGCTCACCACCAACATCACCCACTAAGGTTaatggggagagggaggggcaAGACGTGGATAAACTGAGAGCAAACCCGCCTTGTCAACCCAATCACCAGCCTCCAGGATCCAGACCTGGTGCACCCTCAGGGGGAAACCGAGGGCAGAAGGCCCAGGGAAGGGGGCTCTGTCTTGGGAAGGGCCTGCTAAGTGAGTCCCAGGTGCGGCTGCTGGTTGGTCTTCACTATCTCCCCCACGAACATGGACCATCTGCCCAGAAACTGCTACAGGATCTGACCTGGCTTAAATCCAACTGTGACCTGGTCAGCTCGAACAGCAAAAAGGCACCTCTGAAGGTTGGTGTCTCTTCAGGGTGGATTTCTTTTGGTGATATGAActtgaataattaataatattacCTTCTTCTTACGGTCTTCGTGTACGTGCATATCCTCAGGTTGATGAGTGGCGTGGTCGGGCCTCTAGGTTCCTGTCGCTGTGTGAAGACATCGCTCAGCTCCACTGCAGCGTGGTGGGCGGGGCCAACAGGGCTGTGCTCTATGACCTTTACCCTTATGTGTGGGATCTGAGGAACACGGCTCTGGTGGCAAAGGCCTTCATATGCTGGCTAGGTAGGGATAATCGAATATAGAGtaagaaatgtgttttactcTACTGTACTACTGAATGCTATGTTGTGgtatagtatagtataataTACTATAGTATAGTGCTGTATAGCATAGTGTAGTGTAGAGGTGTGGTATAGTATAGTACAGGATAGCATATTGtagtatattatataataattaagtGTAGCATAGAAAAGTCTATAGTGTATAATATAGTATCGTTTATTGTAGAAGTCTAGTATAGTATAACATAGTGTAGTGTAGTAAAGAATCGTGTAGTTCAGTACCTAGTGTGGTAGAGTAGTATAGTATTACATAGTATAAAGGAATGTAAGATAGTATAATACAGTAGAGTTTGTGTAGTATAGTATAGCTAACCAGTAGTACTCTACTATCTATACTTTTCTACTAGTATACAATAGTAAAGTATGTTATAATTAATGTATTCTATAATCTTTCAAAAGACAAGACTATAAGTGTATTACTATAAGAGAGAGAAGACGTGATAATGGAAAATTGATGTGTAGATTAGTGTAGATTAGTGTGCTGTATCTGTCTCATCTTAATTACTGTGTCTGTTGCCTTACACTCCATCCCATCCACTACCTCTCCTCACTTAGATGGGCGAGTGTTGGGTGACAGCTCCACCCTGGGCTCCTGGAGAAACTGTTTCCACTGTGAGTAGTTGTAACCTTTAAACTCTTTGTCTTTCTGCCTGTGCCTGAAATAACTAACCACAGGTAGCCCGGGCTGCACAAGTCATTCTTACCTAAAGTAAATCCTACCTGACAAATTACCACCCAACAAAACTGCCTTTGGCAACTCTGCTGATAACTGTCCTGGCCTTTTACTGACCCTGACCACATGACCACCTGACATTCAGTTCTTGCCTCTGGCAGTGTGTGGGAAGACCACTGGGGTGGACCTACCAGGAGTGGAATCCGAGCCGTGGGCGTTCAAAGGGGGCGTGTCTGGGGAGGTGCAGGTAGGACGTATGTTTGTATAATGTCATTTTAAAGGGATTTGGTCAACTCCTCCTGTTTTAAACGGTATTTATTCTTTTGCCTCTGCTGTTTCTGTTTGGCGTGTAGATGCTTCTCCCGATAGGAAGCAGCAGTGAACTCTtcagtcatcctcctcctctcttccccacCTCTCGTCTCTATAACGTCAGGCCCTACCACAGCAAGGACAAGGTGTGTAGTCAAACCTAAACCCATCATTATTTCAAACCTAATGATCTATGAAATATCATGGAAGTCACAGAGTTGCATTCAGGATTGAGACAGACAGGGAATAGTTGTGTAACTTGTAAACAATCCATGGCCACTGAAGATTTTTCAGTAAATCTGCTTTGGAAAAAGAAGCTGGAAGCAAACCAGGATGTAAGAACATTTTAGGTCATGCAGAGGTTTTGACTTAGTGATGGAAAGTCATGGATACAGCAAATGTCTTAATTTCATTATTGCTTATTCTGACTATGACCTTACTCAGGTTTCGGTAATCAgaaattgatgtttatatgtCTTTTTCAGACTATTGTCTTAATCAATATCGGAATaatggtgtccatgtaaacaaagACACTGATTTAGTCACTCACTAACTCACTCACAGGTGTGGGAAAACAGAAATAGCCATCTCTCAAACTGattatttgtgtatgtttttgtgtgtgtgtgtgtgtgtgtatgtgcatagGTGGAGTTGTATCGGATGGTCCGGCAGCTTCACCTGAGGACTCAGGGTGGCCAAGAGTCTACTTGTGCTCACCCAGATATCATAGgagacaggtttgtgtttgtaagagaagagaggaggcatTTACACGACAGACATTAAACAGTAGACTGTATTGCACACATTTTCATGCCAGAGCTGAAGGTATAGTGTGTTTTTGGTTGTCTATTCATCCGTTCCGCacttgtgaacacaatatctcaggTATAATGTAAGGTAATTTGAACTGATCAGATTTTGTTGCTCAATGGTCAAGGCCACTCTAACCTTGCAACACAGAGTTTCAGCCATAACTCAGAAATACACAGCCATGAATTCATTAACTATACCACGTATTATTTTCATGGGTTGATGGGGGAGCTGGagcaaatcccagctgacatcagGCGTGTGATACGACCTGGATAGGCATTCATTCTCAGGATGAATTTAGAGACTTTAATCGACCACACCCTAATCTGTATGTCTTTGGGCTGTGtgaggaagccagagtacccgaagaaaacccacacaaacatggGAACAACATCAAATCTAATAATCgaatcat
This sequence is a window from Platichthys flesus chromosome 24, fPlaFle2.1, whole genome shotgun sequence. Protein-coding genes within it:
- the si:dkey-183c6.8 gene encoding protein O-GlcNAcase — its product is MEEKSPFLCGVVEGFYGRPWSMDQRKVLFQWMQHWGLNTYLYGPKDDLKHRLLWREVYSPEEEGQLRTLIVEAESRGLRFVYSLSPGQDIVFSSSCDLTLLKRKLRQVSDLGCQAFAILFDDIDHSMCQADSEAFSSFAHAQVNVTNDIYRFLGKPPVFLFCPTEYCGSLCSPSVSKSPYLQTVGEDLLPNITVIWTGNKVISRKLSVDCLAEVESVLQRPPLIWDNLHANDYDSRRLFLGPFKGRETGLRSHLRGLLLNPNCEFEANYIPLHTLGSWYRAGEEERKDEECEYCPDRALSAALQDWMEELNQPLQAGRQCSRADQRSATPTSRSKTPDRSEGPSGFRGSPAVAKLPVFPLNSGSPPTSPTKVNGEREGQDVDKLRANPPCQPNHQPPGSRPGAPSGGNRGQKAQGRGLCLGKGLLSESQVRLLVGLHYLPHEHGPSAQKLLQDLTWLKSNCDLVSSNSKKAPLKVDEWRGRASRFLSLCEDIAQLHCSVVGGANRAVLYDLYPYVWDLRNTALVAKAFICWLDGRVLGDSSTLGSWRNCFHLCGKTTGVDLPGVESEPWAFKGGVSGEVQMLLPIGSSSELFSHPPPLFPTSRLYNVRPYHSKDKVELYRMVRQLHLRTQGGQESTCAHPDIIGDRCLGPCLALCPEYSFILEDELGVCGCVLGIQDVRSFAKRCQATWLPAMRDKYPIKGGNTHPNVQDLIQMMEEDQGEYPDSLLYHFPSQLRLDALPELVDVSVSRTLLTALLTALKANGSQGVFCEVQPTDRQRLEFLTKMGFLEILRGEARSREGVVLGRLL